In Banduia mediterranea, a single window of DNA contains:
- the cobT gene encoding nicotinate-nucleotide--dimethylbenzimidazole phosphoribosyltransferase, which yields MNPLAWLRSSVRRPDTSSTAAAATRQAQLTKPPGSLGLLETLAIRLAGLQKRECPALERVWISVFAADHGIAAEPVSAFPQSVTAQMIDNFARGGAAISVLARQLGAALEIVNLGTVGSPSQTQGVLHQLIAPSTANFAETAAMSHEQLARALQAGYDSATRAHDDGCELFIGGDMGIGNSSSATALACGYGLGAPSALAGPGTGLGARGVAHKVSVLERALALHGPHLDSPLEVLRRLGGFEIAALAGAYIGCAQLGIPVLVDGFISSAAALAACRLNPDTRDWLLFSHRSAEPGHVILLKALDAEPLLDLGMRLGEGSGAAVAVPLLRSACLLHAQMATFAEAGVAGRQA from the coding sequence ATCAATCCTCTCGCTTGGCTGCGCAGCTCCGTCCGGCGCCCGGACACTTCCAGCACCGCCGCCGCGGCGACGCGACAGGCGCAACTGACCAAGCCACCCGGTTCGCTCGGTCTGCTGGAGACCCTCGCGATCCGGCTGGCCGGCTTGCAGAAACGCGAATGCCCGGCCTTGGAACGTGTGTGGATCAGCGTCTTTGCGGCCGATCACGGTATCGCCGCCGAGCCGGTATCCGCGTTTCCGCAGTCGGTCACGGCACAGATGATCGACAACTTCGCGCGCGGCGGTGCCGCCATCAGCGTACTTGCACGCCAGCTTGGTGCGGCGCTGGAGATCGTGAACCTAGGCACGGTGGGCTCACCGTCGCAAACCCAGGGCGTGCTGCACCAGCTGATCGCACCGTCGACCGCCAACTTCGCGGAAACGGCAGCGATGAGCCATGAACAACTTGCACGGGCCCTTCAGGCGGGTTACGACAGCGCGACCCGCGCGCATGACGATGGCTGCGAGCTGTTCATCGGTGGCGACATGGGCATCGGCAACAGCTCGTCCGCGACGGCGCTGGCCTGCGGCTACGGCTTGGGCGCACCCTCGGCGCTGGCCGGCCCCGGCACGGGTCTGGGCGCACGCGGCGTCGCACACAAGGTCTCGGTGCTCGAACGCGCGCTGGCCCTGCATGGCCCGCACCTGGATTCGCCACTTGAGGTGCTGCGCCGGCTCGGCGGCTTCGAAATCGCGGCCTTGGCGGGCGCCTACATCGGCTGTGCCCAGCTCGGCATACCCGTGCTGGTGGACGGCTTCATCAGCAGTGCAGCGGCGCTTGCCGCCTGCCGCCTGAATCCCGACACACGCGACTGGCTGCTGTTTTCACATCGCTCGGCCGAACCCGGCCATGTCATCCTGCTCAAGGCCCTGGACGCCGAACCCCTGCTCGATCTCGGCATGCGGCTCGGCGAAGGCAGCGGCGCCGCCGTGGCGGTGCCGCTGCTGCGCAGTGCCTGTCTGCTGCACGCGCAGATGGCGACCTTCGCCGAAGCGGGTGTCGCCGGCCGCCAAGCCTGA
- a CDS encoding adenosylcobinamide-GDP ribazoletransferase yields the protein MRAFLVALQFLTRVPVRFADSPSQQTVAGSLLWYPAVGLLIGLMLWLFSWLLDGQAPLLSAALILSAWVGISGALHLDGLADCADAIVGGRGNRERMLAIMKDAAAGPMGVSAIVLVLILKLGALSSAHDWPTLVLPPLLARGLVPLLFLSTPYVRRDGLGSAMAEHLPRNVLVPVLGLGGLATLVATPLAAMPALIAAAAVLWLLRAAAIRQLGGFTGDVAGALVELAETTILVALVLVSSGHST from the coding sequence ATGCGGGCCTTTCTGGTTGCCCTGCAATTTCTGACGCGCGTTCCGGTGCGATTCGCCGACAGTCCATCGCAGCAGACTGTCGCGGGTTCGCTGCTGTGGTATCCCGCAGTCGGTCTGCTGATCGGCCTGATGCTGTGGCTGTTCTCCTGGCTGCTGGACGGGCAGGCGCCGCTGCTGAGCGCCGCGCTGATATTGAGCGCCTGGGTCGGCATCAGCGGCGCGCTGCACCTCGACGGACTCGCCGATTGCGCCGACGCCATCGTCGGCGGACGCGGCAATCGCGAACGCATGCTGGCGATCATGAAAGACGCCGCCGCCGGTCCGATGGGCGTCAGCGCGATCGTACTGGTGCTGATACTCAAGCTGGGCGCCTTGAGCAGCGCGCATGACTGGCCGACGCTGGTGCTGCCGCCGCTGCTGGCCCGCGGTCTGGTCCCGCTGCTGTTTCTGAGCACACCCTATGTCCGGCGCGACGGCCTCGGTTCGGCGATGGCCGAACACCTGCCCAGGAATGTCCTGGTGCCGGTACTGGGCCTTGGCGGTCTCGCCACGCTTGTGGCGACACCATTGGCGGCGATGCCCGCGCTGATCGCCGCCGCCGCCGTGCTGTGGCTGCTTCGCGCAGCGGCGATACGACAGCTGGGTGGATTCACCGGCGATGTGGCCGGGGCCCTGGTCGAACTGGCCGAAACCACGATCCTGGTTGCACTGGTTCTCGTGTCGAGCGGACATTCCACCTGA
- a CDS encoding alpha/beta hydrolase family esterase, producing the protein MTRTRRPLILLRTSILLLAALGVLGLSGCLAVRVTRAVQQNSALDALPAKGDVDSASERTLYQDGTARSYLVQVPSGPGPFPVVVLLHGGTQTARETWEQTSLPSLAREKGYLMVAPQGVNKHWNDGRGVTLAGDASNADDIAFLNAVIDDVLRRDHGDASAVFMVGVSNGGFMTMYYACQSAQRLRAAASVISNLPSTLAAQCRPSKSLPWLAINGTDDPIIPYGGQAAGKLENGVAQPALLSAEATFDFWADHAGCSESLDTRTVTGSGDTRVETRTREKCTGGNRSVQYVMHGAGHVWPGLAIRMPMIERRLGGTNLTVDSGEIVWDFFASTLNH; encoded by the coding sequence ATGACCCGGACCCGACGCCCCCTCATCCTGCTGCGCACCAGCATCCTGCTGCTCGCCGCGCTAGGCGTGCTCGGCCTGTCCGGCTGTCTGGCGGTGCGCGTGACACGCGCGGTCCAGCAGAATTCCGCACTCGACGCGCTGCCGGCGAAAGGCGATGTGGATTCGGCCAGCGAACGCACGCTGTATCAGGATGGCACGGCGCGCAGCTATCTGGTGCAGGTTCCCTCGGGGCCTGGCCCGTTTCCGGTCGTGGTGCTGTTGCACGGCGGCACTCAGACGGCGCGCGAGACCTGGGAGCAGACCAGCCTGCCGAGCCTGGCCCGTGAAAAAGGATATCTCATGGTTGCGCCGCAGGGCGTCAACAAACACTGGAACGACGGGCGTGGTGTCACCCTCGCCGGGGATGCCTCGAATGCCGACGACATCGCCTTTCTCAACGCGGTGATCGACGATGTGCTGCGCCGCGACCACGGCGACGCCTCGGCCGTCTTCATGGTCGGCGTCTCCAACGGCGGCTTCATGACGATGTACTACGCCTGCCAATCCGCGCAGCGGCTCCGCGCCGCCGCCAGCGTCATCTCCAATCTGCCGAGCACACTCGCCGCACAGTGCCGGCCGTCCAAATCCCTGCCCTGGCTGGCGATCAACGGCACCGACGATCCAATCATCCCGTACGGCGGACAGGCCGCCGGCAAGCTCGAAAACGGCGTCGCACAACCGGCGCTGCTGTCCGCGGAGGCCACGTTCGATTTCTGGGCGGACCACGCCGGCTGCTCCGAGAGCCTCGACACCCGCACCGTCACCGGCAGCGGCGATACACGCGTGGAAACGCGCACACGCGAAAAATGTACGGGCGGCAACCGCAGCGTTCAGTACGTCATGCACGGCGCCGGCCACGTCTGGCCAGGGCTGGCGATTCGCATGCCGATGATCGAGCGACGCCTGGGCGGGACTAATCTGACCGTGGACAGTGGCGAGATCGTCTGGGATTTCTTTGCATCGACGCTGAACCACTGA
- a CDS encoding histidine phosphatase family protein has translation MSITLLRHGETERPGRYHGRSDIALSRQGFSQMEIAVAGADWDHILSSPLRRCADFADALAQRLNRPMSSDARLCELDFGEWEGCTAAELQLRVPEALGRFWSDPDQHPPPRGEAVSSLRDRVLAALSEQAAVHGAKRLLIVTHGGPIRVLLAQRDGIALNQLLSIEVALAARIEL, from the coding sequence ATGTCCATCACCCTGCTGCGTCATGGCGAAACCGAGCGCCCCGGCCGCTACCACGGGCGAAGCGATATCGCCTTGAGCCGGCAAGGCTTCTCGCAAATGGAGATCGCCGTGGCGGGTGCGGACTGGGATCACATCCTGAGTTCCCCGCTGCGGCGCTGTGCCGACTTCGCCGATGCGCTGGCGCAGCGTCTGAACCGCCCGATGTCCAGCGACGCGCGACTGTGCGAGCTGGATTTCGGCGAATGGGAAGGCTGTACCGCCGCCGAGCTGCAGCTTCGCGTGCCCGAAGCGCTCGGCCGCTTCTGGTCCGATCCGGACCAGCACCCGCCGCCGCGCGGCGAAGCGGTGTCGAGCCTGCGCGATCGCGTGCTCGCGGCCCTGTCCGAACAGGCGGCGGTGCACGGCGCGAAACGGCTGCTGATTGTCACGCACGGTGGCCCGATCCGGGTGTTGCTGGCGCAGCGGGACGGCATCGCATTGAACCAGCTGCTGAGCATCGAGGTGGCGCTCGCCGCCCGGATCGAACTCTGA
- the cobU gene encoding bifunctional adenosylcobinamide kinase/adenosylcobinamide-phosphate guanylyltransferase produces the protein MKTLVLGGARSGKSRYAETLASAGGCEVVYIATAQARDAEMRARIGHHRESRPSHWTTLEEPLALSRVLRRHATNGRCLLVDCLTLWLSNLLCNEDAELADREIEALLECLPALNGGVILVSNETGLGVVPTGELTRRYVDQAGRLHQALATLCERVVFVTAGIPRTIKGPDL, from the coding sequence ATGAAAACCCTGGTTCTCGGCGGCGCCCGTTCCGGCAAGAGCCGCTACGCGGAGACTCTGGCCAGCGCAGGTGGATGCGAGGTGGTCTACATCGCGACGGCGCAAGCGCGCGACGCCGAAATGCGGGCGCGCATCGGCCATCACCGCGAATCGCGCCCCTCGCACTGGACCACGCTGGAAGAGCCGCTGGCGCTGTCCCGTGTACTGCGCAGGCACGCCACCAACGGACGGTGCCTATTGGTGGACTGTCTCACGCTGTGGCTAAGCAACCTGTTGTGCAACGAGGATGCGGAGCTTGCCGACCGCGAAATCGAGGCGCTGCTCGAATGCCTGCCGGCGCTGAACGGCGGGGTCATTCTCGTCAGCAACGAAACCGGCCTGGGCGTGGTACCCACCGGCGAGCTGACTCGCCGCTATGTCGACCAGGCCGGGCGCCTGCATCAAGCCCTCGCCACACTCTGCGAGCGCGTGGTCTTCGTGACCGCCGGCATTCCCCGAACAATCAAAGGCCCCGACTTGTGA